The sequence TAATAAGCAAATTTACCTTTTAATAGTAAAAATTAATTAAATATTCCGCTACTGCTTAGGGTGATATCATTATCTATCCACTCTTTAACAGCTGGGATTTTAACTAAAGTTTTGCATAATGGCTCGCTTGAATTACTAGCATCATCAACACTAATAGTATCGCTTGCGAGCGTGATATTTAGGCAACTTGTCCAAGCTTCGTTTTTATCTAGTGATTTTTTATATGTTGGAGCGAGATTTTCTAGATTGCTTTGAGATTTTAATTCACCAGCTGGTAGTTTGCCATTTATAGTGTAATATGCAGTAAGCTGGACGATGGTATCTTTTAGTAAAGTAGCTGATGTTACAGCACTTGCATCATCCTTAGTAGCAACTAGCCTAGGTACTGCGATACTAGCTAAAATGCCAAGCACCACAATGACAAAGACTAGCTCAATCATTGTAAATGCGCTTCTCATCACGCTACCACATTTGGAAAATCATATACTAATCTTCCAGATTTTATAGTTTTGATTGCAGCACCTTTTAGTTTTTTACCTAGAAGTGGTGAGTTTTGTGATTTAGATTTGTTTAGCTTTTCATCGTAGAGATATTCAAAATCAGGATCGACAATTGTAATGTCGGCCAAATAACCCTCAGCGATAACTCCTCTATCGTTTAGTTTTAGTAGTTTAGCTGGATTTAGGCTAGTTAGCTCTACCATCTTATTTAAGCTTATCACCCCATCTCTAACTAAATTTAAAGTAAGTGGAATGAGCGTTTGAAGGCCTAAAATTCCAAATGGAGCCTTATCAAATTCTCTTTGTTTTTCATCATTATGATGTGGAGCGTGGTCAGTACAGATGATATCTATCACGCCATTTTTTAATCCATCTCTCATAGCCTCTACATCAGCTTTGGTGCGAAGTGGTGGAGACATTTTGTAATTTGTATCGTAGTTTTCTAGCTCACTTTCATCAAAAGTAAAGTGGTGCGGGCAGACTTCACAAGTGATATTTATTCCCTCTTTTTTAGCTGTTTCTATTAGTTTTAAACTCCATGCACTACTAACATGAGCTATATGGATATGGCCACCTGTGAGTTTAGCTAATAGCATATCACGACTTATCATTATCTCTTCTTGTTCTCTTGGCATACCTTTTATACCTAGTTTCATAGACATTAGACCTTCATTCATGTGGCCATTTCTACATAGTGAGCAGTCTTGAGAGTGATTTATGATAAATGAGCCGTGAAACGCTGAATACTCAAGCGCAGCTCTCATAACATCGCTAGAGCTAACAGGCAATCCATCATCGCTAAATGCCACGCATCCAGCCTCGCTCATCTCGCCCATCTCAGTAATTCCACCGCCTTTCATTCCTTTGGTTATAGCGCCAATTGGCATTAAATCTATTAGGCCTCGTTTTTTAGCCTTTTCTATCATATCTCTAGTTATTGTAGCATTATCATTAACAGGATTTGTATTTGCCATTGGACAACAAGCAGTTACTCCACCAGCTACTGCAGTTTGCGATCCAGTAATAATATCATCTTTATACTCAAACCCTGGATCTCTAAAATGCACATGGATATCAATTAATCCTGGCATAACTAATTTGCCATTAGCATCTATTACTATATCAGCAGATGGCTCATCTGTGGTAATAGAGATAATTTTATCATCTTGTATTAATATATTTGCTTTTTTACTCTCGTTGGCATTGATTATTGTTCCATTTTTTATTAAAGTTTTCATTATAGCCCTTTTAGATTTTTATAAACTATATCTAATATAGCCATACGCACAGCTACGCCATTTTCTACTTGTGATAAGATTGTAGATATGCGTGGGTCATCAGCTACATCGCTATTTAACTCTACGCCACGATTGATTGGTCCTGGATGGAGGATTATTACATTTTCTTTTGCTTTTTGCATTCTAGTTTTGCTTAGTCCAAAATATCTGCAATACTCTCTAATGCTTGGAAATGGAGTCTCATCATCGCTTCTTTCTAGCTGAATTCTAAGCATTATAATAGCATCGCTTCCACTTACTGCCTCATCCATATCTTTGCAAATTTCACAACCAAACACCTTAGTATATTGCATCATTTGGGGTGGGCCAAATAGCTTAACTTTTATACCTAATGTTTGCATAGCATAGATATTTGATCTAGCTACCCTAGAGTGAGCTATATCACCAATGATTGAAACTGTAAGATTATTAAATGAGCCAAATTTTTCATGTATTGTAAAGAGATCTAATAACGCTTGAGTAGGATGCTCATTGCAACCATCTCCTGCATTTATCACACAGCTAGGAGTGCGAGAAGCGACAAATTGTGCTGCACCTGAACTACTATGACGCATTATAAAGATATCTGTTTGCATAGATTCTATATTTTTGATTGTATCTATTAGGGTTTCGCCTTTATTGGTGCTTGAGTTACTAGCAGTGAAATTTATAGCATCGCTAGATAGCCTTTTGGCCGCAATTTCAAAGCTTGTGCGAGTTCTAGTGGAGTTTTCGAAAAATGAATTTACAACCGTTACGCCTTTTAGAAGTGGAGACTTTTTCTCATTTTGTAAATTTAGATTTTTATAATCTTTAGCTAGGTTTAAAATTTGATATATATCCTCGGTGGTAAGATCTTTTGTAGAGATGAGATCCTTTTTGGAGTATGCCATTTTTGCCCCTTTTTTTAATACGATATTTTATCTAGATTTGGCTTAATGGTAGATTTAATTTTGAAATTTTATTCATTTATTTAAATTCAAATTTTATTGACAATTTAAGAAAATTTGTATAAAATTGGTTCTTTCAAACTACAATTTTATTCGTTGTACTGCTATTTATTCACTATATTAAAGAGGTCTAATGGAAAATAAGGAAACTGCTCAACAATCAAACCAACCAACCAAAAAACAACACACACGCACACACACGCCAGTTGATGGCTATAAAATAGAAGAGTTAAGACTCCAAGACTTAGATAGCCTAGTAGCAATCGCCGAAGAAGTAGGCGTCCAAAACCCTAGAGAATTTCGCCGCCAAGAGCTAGTATTTGAAATTTTAAAAGCCCAAACCAAGCAAGGCGGATTTATCTTATTTACTGGAATTTTAGAGATAGTTGAGGGCGGATATGGCTTTTTACGCTCTACTGATGCGAATTTGAGTGATTCTGCTAATGATACATATGTTAGCCTAAGCCAGATTAAAAAATTCGCCCTAAGAGTCGGCGATATCATAACCGGACAAGTAAGAGAGCCAAGAGAACAAGAGAAATATTACGCTCTTTTAAAGATAGAAGCGATAAATTATAAATCCATAGCCGAAGCCAAAGAGCGCCCATTATTTGATAACCTAACTCCGCTATTTCCAAATCAAAAAATTCAATTAGAATATGATCCAATGAAGCTTACAGGTCGTGTGCTTGATCTTTTCACCCCGATAGGCAAGGGGCAAAGGGGACTTATAGTTGCCCCACCTAGAACAGGTAAAACTGAGCTTATGAAAGAGCTAGCTCACGGCATTACAAGAAATCATCCAGAAGTTGAGCTAATAGTGCTTTTAATAGATGAGAGGCCAGAAGAGGTTACAGATATGCAACGCAGTGTGCGTGGTGAGGTATTTAGCTCTACATTTGACTTACCAGCGTCAAATCATGTAAGGGTAGCCGAGTTGGTGATAGAAAAGGCTAAAAGGCTAGTAGAGATGGGAAAAGATGTTGTGATATTGCTTGATAGCATTACTCGCCTTGCTAGAGCGTATAACACAGTAACCCCAAGTAGCGGTAAGGTTTTAAGTGGTGGTGTGGATGCCAATGCCCTTCATAAACCAAAGAGATTTTTTGGTGCAGCTAGAAATATAGAAAATGGCGGAAGTCTAACGATAGTAGCGACTGCTTTGATCGATACAGGTTCTAGAATGGATGATGTGATATTTGAAGAGTTTAAAGGCACGGGTAATAGCGAAATTATCTTAGATCGCACCATTTCAGATCGTAGAATTTATCCAGCTGTAAATATACTCAAATCTGGCACTAGAAAAGATGAATTACTACAAGGTAGCGATGATTTAGGCAAAATTTGGGCTATACGAAATATTATAGCTACTATGGATGATATAGAGGCTCTTAAATTCCTATACTCTAAAATGTTAAAAACCAAAAACAATAAAGAGCTTTTAAGCATAATGAATGAATAAGGACTAAATTTGAAAGCTTTAGCACTCAAATATCGCCCAAAGAGCTTTGATGAATTGATAGGTCAAGATGTGGTGGCAAATACGCTATCTCATGCCTTAGATTCTAATAGATTAGGCCATGCGTATCTATTTTCGGGGCTTAGAGGGAGTGGCAAAACTAGTAGCGCTAGGATTTTTGCTAAGGCTTTATTGTGTCAAAAGGGTATAAGCGCTCATCCGTGCGAAGTTTGCCCAAATTGTATAATGGCTAATGAAAATCGACATATGGATATCATAGAGATGGACGCAGCAAGTCATCGTAAAATTGATGATATCAGAGAGTTAATCGAGCAGACAAAATACTCACCAAGTAGTGCGAGATTTAAGATATTTATCATTGATGAGGTTCATATGCTAACCAAAGAGGCCTTTAATGCGCTTTTAAAGACGCTTGAAGAGCCACCTGATTATGTTAAATTTATTTTAGCGACTACTGATCCGCTGAAACTTCCAGCTACTGTTTTATCACGGACTCAACATTTTAGATTTCACTCTATTGCTAAGGCTAGTGTGGTGAAGCATTTGGAGTTTATATTAAATAAAGAAGGGATTGAATTTGAACCAAGAGCCTTAGAGGTCTTAGCTAGAAGTGGTGGTGGTAGCCTTAGAGATACTCTTACCTTACTTGATCAAGCTATTATCTACTCACACGAAAAGCTCACGCATAAGGTTGTTGTAGATATGTTAGGACTGCTTGATCCAGCTAAGATCGATGAGATATTTGCAATAATAAATTCAAAGGATAAAAATAATCTTTTACAGCTTTTAAATGAGCTTCAAAATTATGATTCTAGCTCAATAATTGATGAATTAATCGAGTATTTAAAGTATAAATTTATACACCAAAATGGCGACTTTTCACTTTTGATTTTTGAGAGATTTTTTAGGATATTAAGCGAAGCTAAAGCTATGCTAAATAACTCAGCCGATCCAGAATTTGTTTTATTTATCACATTATTTATGATGCTTGAGGCATTTAATCTTACAAATATTGATGATGCAATATCATCACTAAAATCTCAATCACCCAATTCAAATTTATCGCTAAATTCAGTGTCAAATTTAACCTCGCAGCCAACAGAGCAAAACCATTCTAATTTAACATCAGTTAAGCCAAAATCAAAAAATAACTATCAACTATTTGTTGATGCCATTTATGATAAAAGCTATGAACTAGGTGTAATTTTTGATGAGTGTGTGAGTTTTAAAGGGTTTAAAGATAACACTTTAAATCTTGAGTTTGCTATGAGTGATGATCAGCTAATTTTGGCTAGGAAATTTTATAATGATGTAATTTTACCATCTGTTCGTAGTATTTATGGAGAAAATAGCAAGCTAAATGTACAAAAAAGTGAACCAAAAAAGCAAAGCCCACTTAGCCGTGCTCCAATGCCACCAATAATAGGACAGACTACGCTAAATAAGCAAAATCCAAATTCAAAACCAACCGACGAGCCAAAAGGATTAGAGGCACTAAAATCATCGCTTAGCCAAGAGGATATGAATTTAAAAGAGTTAAAACGGCTGTTTGGCGAGCCGCAGATTTTATCAAATAGTTAGGAAAATTATGGAAAATATAAGAAATTTCAGCATCATAGCCCATATAGATCATGGTAAAAGCACGCTAGCAGATCGCATTATAACAGAGTGTGGCGCTGTTGATGAGAGATCTATGAGCTCTCAAGTCATGGATACAATGGATATAGAAAAAGAGCGCGGAATCACTATAAAAGCGCAATCTGTAAGGCTTGGCTATACACTTGATGGCGAGCATTATATATTAAATTTGATTGATACCCCGGGACATGTGGATTTTAGCTATGAAGTTAGTAGGAGTTTGGCAAGTTGTGAAGGGGCTTTGCTAGTAGTAGATGCCTCTCAAGGAGTCGAGGCCCAGACAATAGCAAATGTATATATCGCACTTGAAAATAATCTTGAGATAATTCCAGTAATAAACAAAATAGATCTCCCAGCAGCCGATCCTGATAGAGTTAAAAATGAGATAGAGCATGTTATTGGGCTTGATTGCTCTGAGGCTTTAGAGGTGAGTGCTAAAAGTGGAGTTGGGATAAAAGAGCTAATAGAGACGATAATTCGCAAGATTCCACCACCAAAAGCGGATTTAAATTTGCCACTTAAAGCGCTTATTTATGATAGTTGGTTTGATAACTATCTAGGTGCTTTGGCTCTTGTGAGATTATATGATGGTAGCCTTAAAAAGGGTGATGAAGTCTATGTAATGGGAACTGATAAAAGGCATATTGTATTAGATCTGATGTATCCAAATCCTGTTTCGCCTATCAAGACTAATGAGCTAAAAGCTGGTGAGGTAGGCATAGTGGTTTTGGGGCTAAAAGATGTAGCCAGTGTCAGCGTAGGCGATACCATAACCCTAGCCAAAAATAGGGCCGCAGAGCCAATAGGTGGATTTGAAAAGGCCAAGCCATTTGTCTTTGCTGGATTATATCCTATTGATACGGATAAATTCGAAGATTTAAGAGATGCTTTAGATAAATTAAAATTAAATGACAGCTCTATAAGTTATGAGCCTGAAACTTCAGCGGCTCTTGGTTTTGGATTTAGGGTTGGATTTTTGGGTTTATTACATATGGAAGTTGTCAAAGAGAGATTAGAGCGTGAGTTTAATCTAGATTTGATAGCTACCGCACCGACAGTTACCTATCAAGTAGTATGCACCGATGGAGCTACCATAAATATCCAAAACCCAAGCGAACTACCACCAGTAAATAAAATAGAGCATATAAAAGAGCCATATGTCAAGGCTACTATCATCACGCCAAGCGAGTTTTTAGGTAATATCATAACTCTTTTAAGCTCACGCCGTGCTATTCAAACTAAGATGGATTATATCACCACTTCAAGGGTACTTTTGGAGTATGATATACCGATGAATGAGATAGTTATGGATTTTTATGATAAGCTCAAAAGCGCCACAAAAGGCTATGCGAGTTTTGATTATGAGCCAAGTGAGTATAGGATTGGCAAGTTAGTTAAGCTAGATATCAAAGTAGCAGGCGAGACCGTAGATGCTCTATCTATCATAGTACCTGAAGAAAAGGCTATGAGCAAGGGTAGGGATTTTGTCAAAGCGATGAAAGAGATAGTCCCAAGACAGCTATTTGAAGTGGCGATCCAAGCTAGTATAGGAAGCAAAATTATCGCTAGAGAAACGGTCAAATCAATGGGCAAAAATGTAACTGCTAAATGCTATGGTGGCGATATAACACGCAAAAGAAAACTTCTAGAAAAACAAAAAGAGGGTAAAAAGCGTATGAAAGCCATAGGCAAGGTTACCTTGCCTAGCGAGGCGTTTTTAAGCGTGCTTAAGATAGATTAAGGGGAGATGATGAAAAGGGGATTATGGATTGTACCAGCATTGATTATAGCTGGATGTAGCTCTGATAGCTCTAAGGCGACAGATATATTAAATAGCGTTAAAGATGCCAATATCCAAGAGATTATCAAGGTTGCCTTGCCAGAAGAGATCAAATCCAACCCAGCAATGGAGTATATACAAAACGCTATGGATAAAAATCAAAATGAGATAATAAAAAATATAGAGATATTAAGCCAAGATCTCAGTGAAAATAACGCCTATATAACTATCAAAATCAGATCTGCCAATGCCCATATAGATGGAGATAAGATCAAACTCAAAAGAGATGATAAGGGCGAGTGGATAATAATAAAATAGCATATTAATCTAAAATGGCATAAAATTTGCTAATAAGCCAAAAGGAGTTTAATGCCTTATATAAATATCAAAGTAACAAAAGAGAATGGAGAGCCTACAACGGAGCAAAAAGCGAAGTTGATAGAGGGCGTAACGGAGCTAGTAAGTCAAATTTTAGGTAGAAACAGATCTAGCACCATAGTAGTAATTGATGAGATAGATATGGAAAATTACGGCTTAGGTGCTAAAAGTATAAAATCTATAAGGGAGAGTAAATGAGATCAATTTTGGTTTTAATCTTAGCTATGATTTTAGGTGGATGCGCTGTAAGCAATAACACACAAACTAACCAGGAGCAAAAACCTAAACAAACACTATTTCGCATAGATGCAAAGTGTGAGCCTTGCTCACAAAGAGGCTATGAGACGCTAATTGATGGTAAATTATACAGAAGCGATGTAGCAATAAATTGTTGTGAAAATATCCGCACAATCGATACATCAGCAGCACTAAAAAAAGTATATATCCATAAAGTTATCGATTTAATAGAAACACAAAAGTTAATAAAAATTAATGGTAAATATATTAAATTTGATAAAAATTTTGCTAAAGTATTTTACGAAACATTAGCTGCTGAACTAGAAGCTCGTGGAATTTATGTTGCAAGTGATGGTGATTCGCCTTATACATATAGGGTTCAGTTTGAATTTGATAATATCAAAAGCATTTATAGTCCAGGTGCAAATTATTTAAATTCAAAACTCTTTGGTACGCTAAAAATTAAAAATATCAATAAAAATAGAACACTCTATATCACTACAACTCAAAATGTAAGCGATCTAAGCGTAAGCAAGATAGATGATTTTGACCTATATATGAATCTACTAATCAAGCAATCAGCCAATAAAGTTGCTCAAGAGATTTCAAAGTTATAAAAGGCCATTTCTAAGGCTATTTTGGTAAATTAATGCGATGTGTGAAATGTGCTAAAATATCGCTTAAATTGATATGTAAAGATTGCCAAAAGATACTTAGTGAGTATCAGCAAGGTTGTAGGCTAGTAGATGGATTTAAGGTATATTATTTTTATAAATATAGTGATATAAAAGAGATTTTATCTACTAAGCATCATCTTTGTGGTTCATTTGCGATTTCGAATTTGGCTCGTTTGAGCCTAACCAAATTCGCTAGTGAGTTTAGCTTTGGGAGCAAGGTTTTAGTAATTCCGCTTGATGATAATACAAAAAGCGGATATTCTCATACTGCTATCCTAGCCAAGGCTTTATCAAATTCAGAATTATCACCGCTTTATAGGGCATTGCGTGCTACAAATAGCGTGAAATATGCTGGAAAATCTTTGGAGTTTCGTCGCAAAAATCCACGGCAATTCAAGCTTTTAAAGCAGATTAAATATCCTGTAATCTTAGTAGATGATATAATCACCACCGGCTCTAGTATGCTAGAGGCTCAAAAGCTCTTAAAAAGAGCCGGAGTTAGGGTGCTTTTTGGCCTAGTTTTAGCCGATGCTAGGGAGTAGGAATTTGAGTGTTAAAATCCTAAATTTATCAAATCCCACACCCAATGCTATATTTTTCTAACATTTGATTTAAGCTTGATATAACCACTCTTGCTTCATCATCGCTCATCATCTGATGGCACGGCAGACTAAGCTCAGCTCTATAAAAATCCTCAGCACCATCTAATCTCATCTCGCCATATAAATTTTTATAAAAGCTAAATTGATAAGTTGGCTTATAATGCACTTGTACCCCAATGCCCATAGCGTGAAGTTCGTTATAGATATCCTCTTTTACGCACCATAAATTCGAGTTTAAAAGCACCGGATATAGATGCCTGGCACTTCTTATATTATCTGGGATATCTATCGTTTTTAGATATTTTGAGTTTTTAAAGGCATCATCATATATCTTAGCAATCTCATAACGCCTATTTATAAATTTATCAAGCTTTTTGATTTGGCTTAGCCCCAAAGCACACGCCACATCGCTTAAGCGGTAATTATAGCCTAGAGTTACCATATCCATATTCCAAGCCTGTTTTTTTACCATACCATGTGAGCGTGTGAGTCTAGCAGATTTAGCGATATTTTCATCATTAGTTAGCAAAGCCCCACCCTCAAAAGTCGTAATAGGCTTAATCGCATGAAAGCTAAAAATCGTAGCATCAGCCAAAGTGCCAACCATCTTGCCATTAATACTACTACCCAAAGCGTGACTAGCATCATCAATAATTTTAATATCTTGCTCTTTTATTAACGCTTTGATAGCATCCATATCTACTGGATACCCACCAAAATCCACAGCGGTTATAACCTTGGTTTTATCGCTTATTAACTCTTTTATAGAGGCTGGATTTATATTACCATTTAAGAGTACATCAGCAAATTTAATCCTAGCACCACACATTATAGCCGCATTTGCGGTGGCTGCGAAGGTTATAGGAGTGGTGATAACTTCATCGCCAGGTCCTACACCAAGTGCGATATATCCAGCGTGAAGTGCCGAAGTGGCTGAGTTCATCACCACAGCATATTTCGCCCCAGTAAGCTCGCACAAAGCACTCTCAAAATCCACCACACGATTTCCACAAGTTAGCATATCGCTTTTTAGCGCTTCTACCACGGCTTGTATATCATCATCTTCTATTTTTTGTCTGCTATAAACCATCATTTTAAACCCTTATTGTAGTATTCTTGGTAGGGTTATGCCAGTTTGGGATTGATATTTGCCATTTTTGTCAGCGTAGCTAGTTTCACAAATCTCATCCCCTTGTAAAAATAGCACCTGAGCTATCCCCTCATTTGCGTAAATTTTAGCTGGAAGTGGGGTTGTATTTGAAATTTCAATTGTGATATGTCCTTCAAATCCAGGCTCAAATGGCGTTACATTGACTATTATCCCACACCTTGCGTATGTACTTTTGCCAAGGCATATAGCTAGGGTATCTCTAGGCATTATGAAATACTCCACCGTCCTAGCTAAGGCAAATGAATTTGGTGGCACAATACAGATATCACCGATGAAATCAACTACATTTTTCTCATCAAAATTTTTAGGGTCTACAACTGTACCACCTACATTTGTAAAGATTTTAAATTCATTTCCAACCCTAATATCATATCCATAACTAGAAAGCCCATAGCTGACAACGCCACGACCGATATTCTCTTCACAAAATGGAGTTATCATCTTGTGTTCTAAGCTCATTTGGCGTATCCATTTATCACTTTTTAAACCCATAAATTTCCCTTTATGCAAATTTATTTAATTATATTTTATATACAATTTTAAGTTAAAGCTAAGTATTATACAATCTAGTTAATTTTGAAATGCTTAAAAAGGAGAATAAATGAGCGGACGCAAAATTCTATCTCTTGTGATTTGTGTTTTAATCGCTGCGGTGTTTTTTGTTTTACCTACGCCACATGGTCTAGAAGACAATGCGTGGCATTTTTTGGGTTTATTTATAGCTGTCATTTTGGCTATCATTTTTGCCATTATGCCACTTGGTGCGATCTGTTTGATAGCGATCGCAATCGTCGCTATTACTGGAATCACGACGCCACAAAGCACTCTTAGACAAACTCAGATCAAGACACTTACTGCATTAGCCAGCAAAGTTGATATTGATAAAATGGAGTTAAAAAAACAGATTTTAAACGCTAAAATTTTAGCTCTTAAAAATGCACTAAACGATCTAAAAATCGAGATAAACTCACAAAATGAAGGTGAAAATTTGCTAAAAGAATTATCAGCTTTGCATCTTAAAAACACGACAAAAACGGCAAATTCAAAGCTTTTAGATGGTAGTGAGATTTCTGTTTTAAATAGTATTGCGTTGAATAAATTTAGTCAAAAAGAGATAGACAAAAAAGTCAAAGCTGCTGAGTGGAAACTCAAAGCCAAAACCGGTATAAACGATGCTTTAAGTGGCTTTTCAAATGCGTTAATTTGGCTCATTGTTATTTCAATCATCGTAGCTAAAGGCATCATAAAAACAGGGCTTGGCGAAAGACTTGCATATTATTTTATCTCTATTTTTGGTAAAAAAACGCTTGGAATTGCCTATTCAATCGCACTTAGCGAGACGATTTTAGCACCCGTCACGCCCTCAAATACAGCTAGGGCTGGAGCTATCATAAATCCGATTGTTCAAGCGATCTCAAAAAGCTTCAAAAGTACGCCAGAAGATGGCACACAAAACAAAATCGGAACATATTTGTCACTTGTAAATTTTCAAGCAAATCCGATCAGCTCAGCAATGTTTATTACCGCAACTGCGCCAAATCCTTTGGTCGTAGATCTTGTCGCAAAAGCTACAAATTTAGATATTTCTATTAGCTGGATACAGTGGGCTTTGGGTATGTTTGTGCCCGGAATTTTGGCGATGATGATTATGCCTTTGGTGATTTATTTTTTATCGCCACCAGAGATCAAATCCACCCTAAATGCTAGAGCTTTTGCCAAAGAAAAACTTGCAGAACTAGGTGCTATGAGACGCGATGAAAAGATTATGTTTGGCGTATTTTTATTTTTACTTATACTTTGGGCTGGTGTATTTGGATTTTTGTTTGGAATCACGCTAAATGCCACAACTATCGCATTTTTAGGTCTTAGTGTCGTGTTGGTGACTGGTGTTTTGAGTTTTGATGAAATTTTAGCCCAAAAAGCCGCATGGAATACACTTGTTTGGTTCTCTGCACTTGTTATGATGGCAACTATGCTTGGCAAACTTGAAGTAACGACATTTTTGGCTTCAAATTTACAACAATTAGCACTAAATTTAGGTCTTGGCGAGATTTCGATTATGCTATTTTTATCGGTTGCGTTTTTGTATTCACACTACTTTTTTGCTTCGACAACTGCACATATTTCGGCAATGTTTTTTGTATTTTATAGCGCAGGTCTTGCACTTGGCGCACCACCGCTTTTGTATGCATTTATTATGATTACAGCTGGAAATGTGATGATGGGTATAACACATTATGCTACAGGAACTGCGCCGGTCATCTTTGGTACTAACTACGTTAGTCTCAAAAAATGG is a genomic window of Campylobacter devanensis containing:
- a CDS encoding tautomerase family protein, producing MPYINIKVTKENGEPTTEQKAKLIEGVTELVSQILGRNRSSTIVVIDEIDMENYGLGAKSIKSIRESK
- a CDS encoding dihydroorotase, whose translation is MKTLIKNGTIINANESKKANILIQDDKIISITTDEPSADIVIDANGKLVMPGLIDIHVHFRDPGFEYKDDIITGSQTAVAGGVTACCPMANTNPVNDNATITRDMIEKAKKRGLIDLMPIGAITKGMKGGGITEMGEMSEAGCVAFSDDGLPVSSSDVMRAALEYSAFHGSFIINHSQDCSLCRNGHMNEGLMSMKLGIKGMPREQEEIMISRDMLLAKLTGGHIHIAHVSSAWSLKLIETAKKEGINITCEVCPHHFTFDESELENYDTNYKMSPPLRTKADVEAMRDGLKNGVIDIICTDHAPHHNDEKQREFDKAPFGILGLQTLIPLTLNLVRDGVISLNKMVELTSLNPAKLLKLNDRGVIAEGYLADITIVDPDFEYLYDEKLNKSKSQNSPLLGKKLKGAAIKTIKSGRLVYDFPNVVA
- a CDS encoding DNA polymerase III subunit gamma/tau, encoding MKALALKYRPKSFDELIGQDVVANTLSHALDSNRLGHAYLFSGLRGSGKTSSARIFAKALLCQKGISAHPCEVCPNCIMANENRHMDIIEMDAASHRKIDDIRELIEQTKYSPSSARFKIFIIDEVHMLTKEAFNALLKTLEEPPDYVKFILATTDPLKLPATVLSRTQHFRFHSIAKASVVKHLEFILNKEGIEFEPRALEVLARSGGGSLRDTLTLLDQAIIYSHEKLTHKVVVDMLGLLDPAKIDEIFAIINSKDKNNLLQLLNELQNYDSSSIIDELIEYLKYKFIHQNGDFSLLIFERFFRILSEAKAMLNNSADPEFVLFITLFMMLEAFNLTNIDDAISSLKSQSPNSNLSLNSVSNLTSQPTEQNHSNLTSVKPKSKNNYQLFVDAIYDKSYELGVIFDECVSFKGFKDNTLNLEFAMSDDQLILARKFYNDVILPSVRSIYGENSKLNVQKSEPKKQSPLSRAPMPPIIGQTTLNKQNPNSKPTDEPKGLEALKSSLSQEDMNLKELKRLFGEPQILSNS
- a CDS encoding type II secretion system protein is translated as MRSAFTMIELVFVIVVLGILASIAVPRLVATKDDASAVTSATLLKDTIVQLTAYYTINGKLPAGELKSQSNLENLAPTYKKSLDKNEAWTSCLNITLASDTISVDDASNSSEPLCKTLVKIPAVKEWIDNDITLSSSGIFN
- the rho gene encoding transcription termination factor Rho, coding for MENKETAQQSNQPTKKQHTRTHTPVDGYKIEELRLQDLDSLVAIAEEVGVQNPREFRRQELVFEILKAQTKQGGFILFTGILEIVEGGYGFLRSTDANLSDSANDTYVSLSQIKKFALRVGDIITGQVREPREQEKYYALLKIEAINYKSIAEAKERPLFDNLTPLFPNQKIQLEYDPMKLTGRVLDLFTPIGKGQRGLIVAPPRTGKTELMKELAHGITRNHPEVELIVLLIDERPEEVTDMQRSVRGEVFSSTFDLPASNHVRVAELVIEKAKRLVEMGKDVVILLDSITRLARAYNTVTPSSGKVLSGGVDANALHKPKRFFGAARNIENGGSLTIVATALIDTGSRMDDVIFEEFKGTGNSEIILDRTISDRRIYPAVNILKSGTRKDELLQGSDDLGKIWAIRNIIATMDDIEALKFLYSKMLKTKNNKELLSIMNE
- a CDS encoding aspartate carbamoyltransferase catalytic subunit, with the translated sequence MAYSKKDLISTKDLTTEDIYQILNLAKDYKNLNLQNEKKSPLLKGVTVVNSFFENSTRTRTSFEIAAKRLSSDAINFTASNSSTNKGETLIDTIKNIESMQTDIFIMRHSSSGAAQFVASRTPSCVINAGDGCNEHPTQALLDLFTIHEKFGSFNNLTVSIIGDIAHSRVARSNIYAMQTLGIKVKLFGPPQMMQYTKVFGCEICKDMDEAVSGSDAIIMLRIQLERSDDETPFPSIREYCRYFGLSKTRMQKAKENVIILHPGPINRGVELNSDVADDPRISTILSQVENGVAVRMAILDIVYKNLKGL
- the lepA gene encoding translation elongation factor 4; protein product: MENIRNFSIIAHIDHGKSTLADRIITECGAVDERSMSSQVMDTMDIEKERGITIKAQSVRLGYTLDGEHYILNLIDTPGHVDFSYEVSRSLASCEGALLVVDASQGVEAQTIANVYIALENNLEIIPVINKIDLPAADPDRVKNEIEHVIGLDCSEALEVSAKSGVGIKELIETIIRKIPPPKADLNLPLKALIYDSWFDNYLGALALVRLYDGSLKKGDEVYVMGTDKRHIVLDLMYPNPVSPIKTNELKAGEVGIVVLGLKDVASVSVGDTITLAKNRAAEPIGGFEKAKPFVFAGLYPIDTDKFEDLRDALDKLKLNDSSISYEPETSAALGFGFRVGFLGLLHMEVVKERLEREFNLDLIATAPTVTYQVVCTDGATINIQNPSELPPVNKIEHIKEPYVKATIITPSEFLGNIITLLSSRRAIQTKMDYITTSRVLLEYDIPMNEIVMDFYDKLKSATKGYASFDYEPSEYRIGKLVKLDIKVAGETVDALSIIVPEEKAMSKGRDFVKAMKEIVPRQLFEVAIQASIGSKIIARETVKSMGKNVTAKCYGGDITRKRKLLEKQKEGKKRMKAIGKVTLPSEAFLSVLKID